AGAGTCTGAGTCAATGTCAGATGTGTTCATCAAACAGCAGCGTTGGAGATAAAGCGGATCCTCTGCGAATAAATTAGATCGACAAAATACAGGATGAGGTTGACAATGGAAAAGACTGCCACCACTAGCTTGCTGTCCCAAGGACATTCTCCCCGTGGACAGTCCTCAGGTCGCGTGCTGTTGCTGTACTTCCTGTCAAAGCTGAAGATGGGCCAGATAAGAGCAGTGCTGAGATAGAGGATGACGGCCAAGAAAGTGTAGACGACCACAAAGCGGTCGAAGGGAAACCTCAGGGAGGATGTGCGTCCGGAGACAGTTAGGATCACCACCACGACGGTTACTGAGAAACACAGACTGTAGACCACCACGCAGTACTGGGTGGCGATGTAGGAGTTGTACTCGCTGTAGTTAGCCAGGGCTCCGAATATGATGCAGGCCACAAATCCTTGGACCACCTTGAGAAGCCCGGAAACTGTGGCCATGTAGCCAACAACAGCTCCCGGTTTAGCCCGAGTGAGGAACACCTCGGTGCCATATGGGAAACAGCAAATGCAGGAGCAAACCGTCACGGCAATGCGGTAGATTTTCACTTCACAGAAGTCGTCAGGACAGTCCGCTTCCAGGAAGTACACCGGGTAGACCACGGAGGCGGTGATGTACATGAGCGTGGCCAGCATGGCGAACGCCACGGTGAAGTTATCCCAGGAAATGGGCATGCAGGCGTGCAGCCGCGTGATGTCCAGTGTGAAGATCACCAGTGAGACAGCAAAGCAAAAACACCACACGAACATGCAGAAGATCCCGTAGGTGGCGCTGTATCCTGCGCCGTGAGACACCAGGGCCATGATGATGCAGCCAAACCCCAGCTGGCACATTCGAGCTGCGCCCAGAGGAGAGAGCACAGCGTCTTTGTTGAGGTAGTGTTCTCCATGAGGATCCATGTCTTCAGCTGCTCTTGGTGTCTGACTTCCTTCGGTGGCTCTCCACTGGCTTGTGCTGGGCGTTTAACTAGAGGCCAGTGTTAAAGATGTTAATAAACAAGATAAAGCTTGATGCTTTCCAATAGCCACGCTTGTCCTTAAAACTCTCCTACCGTAGTCCAGTGACAGACTGTTCCAGTCCTATAAATACATCCTCTGTATCCTCATAATCGCTGTCCAAAAATCTGGGCCACAGGTGGTTCTGTTTGTTGTCCAGTCACTCAAATCCATGAACAAGAAATCTCTTCACCTGACATGAAATCCCCgtcctgtttctgtctcttttgGCTCCTTGATTTTGCCCTCGCAGAAACACACTCCCAGTGTGTCAGTGTGCGACCAGCAGATTGCTTTGCtctgttgtttaaatgaaaCTCCCTGCCTTGCCCAGGGTTACAGGCCTCACCAGCTCTAAAAATAGGGGTCCATATTCCACACAGGGGTGGGAGACTGCATGTGGCTGACTGTATGGGGAGTCAAATTTCTAGGGCAGCGAGGCTGAGTCAGAGCTCCTTTAGCGTGTAACTGGCATTTATACCGGGTGTAATGACAGGGAGCGAGAGTGAGACTCCCATTAGAGTCAGAAATTACACACAGGCTCAACGGCATAATTATACGTGAGTGCAGATGGATTTAAACATGTGAGAGGAAAATGGAATGAATTAGAAGCTTCCTAAAAATACTAGCACCTGTGATACAACAGAGACAGGATGTTTCATTAGCAGTGGAGCTGCACGCCATCTTGAAATAAATGTGCGGGGTGTTTCAACGCTCAGATATATGCCGTTCCATCATGATAGAAATGAACATTGAGTTTTGACTCTTGTCAAATATGGGCATACAACTATTGCTAAATCAGTTTATCAATCATTttacgaagaaaaaaaaagtaagatccggaattaaaaaaataaataaataagaaagtGTGTTGATATCAAATGATACAGGGATTATAAAACAGAACGTAAGTGACAATGCAAGTTAATAATTGCAATTTAAAACTTTGTATCATGCTGACGTAAACGTAACGTAGTGAAAATGATTATGAGAATAAAGAGAGTGATTATGAGAATAAATTAACATAGCAAATAaatactagtggtgggactttgagaagttaattacgattaaattacaacaaaaaaacgtgTTAAAAGATGTAagaatttaatgtaatttaattgaattgaacactttactctccagacaacagggaacctttgtaagtgcaggagttcctggtccactgatcacactgatgcacaagacacatggcagctaggatgagaacaacaacaacaaacatggaggaatccctgaacaaaagcaaacaaaagcatctgtttgcttttgttcggggatgtttttcgctacacaatggccagggtttccactactctgaatgtacttcaaattcttgtaaaattgaaattcttatacaaatattttcaagacattaaaagagctttagtttaaataaggtgatataaaaacttataGCCAccgtcgtgatttattgtgcttttgtcaaactgaatattttgttgtttaaatgtatgtatgggtccatcatttgattcagtattaCACtgtaccaaattcattgaaatagaaaaatgtggcttcttgtggcaaatattaccattaaactgcgattaattgagattaattcatcacaaattctctcatgaagtacattattttatttatcgaatcccacccctaataaatACATGTGTTTCGTGTTGTCACGGTGATCTTACGAAGACCAAATTGAACCAAGAAAACGCCTCAGTGGAAGCTATTGCAGTAGACTATTTATACCGCACAAGGGCGCTGTTGGACTTTGTTTCTGGGCGTCTGCGCCAGAACGCAAACGATGCTGCTTTCATTAAATACGTTCGCCTCATTTTAATACAACTGAATATTGAAGATGTAACCTAAAAGTAAAGTAATATTTCCTGCGCTTTTATTCATGTAGAGTAGATCATTTTTACTCTCAGTTTTTAGCCATAGCAAGTGTTTAGTTGACTTGTTGTGGCTGTTAGTCATATTGAAAACACTTTGGTAGAATGAAACAAATATGAATGTGATTTCCAGTCAATTCGAGCATCACTGTGGCCGAGTGGTTGACACTGTAGCGCCACACTGAGTAAGTGAGTCTGTCCATATGTGGCCTCAGATGAAGTGGTGACCTCTCTGGGGTCTCTCCATGTAGTTATTCAGGATGTGAGttcaactcacacacacacacacacacacacacacacacacacacacacacacacacacacacacacacacacacacacacacacacacacacacacacacacacacacacacgtgagtcTCAAATAACTCTCTATGAACAAATAGGTgaataaaagtcaaataaaaatctATTTAATTCCATAGATTTAATCAGATTTGGTTCCCTCACTTcgcttaataataataataataataataataataataataataataataataatacggaGCTCAGAATACGAAGAAACACAATGGCACATTCGTCAGTAGCAGAAGGAAGTGAATGTAATGTGTCTCTTTTTTTCAGGTCTAATACAAATACATGCAttcaacacaaagaaaaaaaaaaccacacacagcAATGTATTTACAATTTACAAAGAATCTCTTCTCTGTGAAAATAGCACTTATAAATATGATttacataacaaaataaatatgtaaataaccGATGAAGCTtgagtttttctttctgtcaaaAATATGTTACAGAATAAAATTAGTAATCTCGTTCCTTCTGTGTGGTGAGTCCTTTTGAAACATCATACAAAGACATCATTACATACAACATTATATTAAAAAGTGATCTCTGTTATGAAATACAAGGAGGGAGCGCTAACGGCGAACACTTGAAAGAACctatacaaaaagaaaatatacaaTACACATAGTTTGTCTCCCTTTAAATGTTCATTGCATTGATTTGACACCGGTGATGCGAGCTTATGTGATGTGGTAGGGTTGTGGCTAGAGGACGCAATTTTAGTGCAACAATACGTGGCCATTTCTTAGCTTTCAATCTGAGTTGCAACTAAATGGGATTATATTTGTGACACATATGTTTTCTcgggaagcaaaaaaatatgtaaTTGAAGAGTAGCAGAGCGTCGTGCCTTGTCGTAATGTCCCCGGGCTTGATAAACACAGGGCCAAATCCCAGCCCCTTACAATGTTAAGATGAGGTTCGTACCAAAAGTAAACATGGAGGGATAGGTCGGAAGGGTCGGTGAAATTGGACGGGTCCGTAGAGGTATCAGATATGGACACCGGTCATAGTGACCAGCAAACCCTTCTCCGGCTCAGCTTTTAAGCGTTTAAAGTTCCGCCCACGCTCTTTTAGCTGCCGCTACTGAGCATGCCCAGTAGCTTGCTGGGGTCCATGCCTTGCTGCTGGGCCATTTTCTGAACGTCGAAGCCCATGTGCATGAGGAACTGGATGACGTTCATCTCCTGCCCGGTGAACTGGTCTCGGATGGTCGGGCAGGTGGGGTTGCAGTGCGGCCACGGGCAGCTGTCGATCAAATGCACCGGGCATCCTTTAGGGGGCGCTTTGTTGTTCCTGTTGTCGTGGAGACTGCGATCCCAGCAGTGCAGTGCTCGGGGCAAGGAGGTGCCCTTGACTTGGATGTCAAGCCAGTAACTGAAGCAAaccacaagagggcgctgtTAGCTCAAACATTCATGCACTTGTGGCGACAAGACGCAGGAAAATGAACTCACTTTCTTGTGATGACTTCATGCGAGAGGCAAGCGGGCGCAAACATCGCTCttgaatgaaaacagacggATATCAGTTTTAGACTTACAAGAATGACAAAGAAAATATAGATAAACAAGTCAGTTATCACTAAAGTGATGCTATCATTTGATACCCGTGAGTGAAGTCTAGGGACATTATCATAAAAAGATATATTCACTATGCATAGCTGTCACTTACGGGACGTCTTTCAGCGTGTTCCTCAGCTCAATGCCAAGGTTCTGAATGTAGCGCCACTGGCCCTCTTGCATGGGCTGCCCTGTCAGCTGGATGTTGTCCACTGTCAACTGAGCCTCATCAAACAGCCACTGCACCACAAACACCGGACCTGgacacaaaagatgaaaaataaatcgcTTTTTTAGATTAAGTGTaattcaaaatgcatttttttcgaAACATACTTTTTATCGACGGGAAGACTCTGTATCCGAAAAAGCAGTTCCACTCTTCGCCTTCATGAGTTTGCCGGCACCGCTCGGGTACCACGCTTCCCCAGTATCTGGTGGACGGTTCCGTGTTAAACCCAGCGAGGAGCCTTTTTGAAAAatgtgcttgtgttcacataCTTGATGCCTCTTTTGATGGTCTCAGTGGGGGCGCAGTTAATGGCGTCCACGCAGTCGGTGCAGTGGTACTGCTTGTTGTCGAGGAACCATCCCGAATCGGAGAGACCCCGCACTTGTATCCCGGTGTGTCCCAGTCCCTCCAGTTGCTCCGCGACCCGGTCGACGTTCAGCAGGACGCCAGTGCCGCCAGCGCTGTgagcaggatgaagatgaaacaatgctctttgtttttgtctagTAGTAGAGGGCGCTACCTGCTCCCTGCTAGGAGTAGAACCTTTGCGTTGTCTAGACCTTTATTGAGGAGGTCCTTTACAACCTCCTGGATAATCAGGGAGCCCATGAAAGCGTAGCCCTCTGCAAGACACAAGCCACAAAATCCATCagcaaaagataaaaaaatatttcattttgctcACTTAAGCGACATGCAGCTATTAATGCTAAAACTGAAGGTTGTTGCAGTACTTTGTGGGCATGTCATGATGACTTACTCTGCTCCGTCTTGGCAGTGGCGCCGCTCCACACATCACTGGAGCAGTAAGGGATGAACCTGTCGATTTacgaaaaacaacaacattcaaTTATCGGCCATTAGAAGTGGAGACCGACAAAAGGAACTTACACCATGTTGGCATTCCACCAATGAGGGTTCTCCTCGGGCAGTGGAGACAGGATCCCCGTGCCTGCAGACGGCAAGACATGTATCATTACTCATTCCAGCACtcccatcctcttcctcctcctcatcatcatcatcactaccACATGATGACAGTTATTACTCTGCAATGAGAGACGGAAGTAGCTGCGGGCGCCAGGTAGCCAGGGTTAAATTATGACCCGCCGCCGGTCTGACTAAGGCAACACACGCGTCCAGTGGAACAAGCAGAAGCCACGATGGGATGCCCTGACTCACCTGTTTTAGTTTGGGGCCACTTGGATGAGCTCATCAGTCGCCTCATGGTCTCATAGCGACTGTCACAGttctctttggtgaagcagTACCAGCCACCTGCAGGGAATTAGTTCCAGAGCACGTGTTGTTTACCAGCGGTTTCCATGAAAAATGTGTCGTCTACACCATGAATTTTCCTGGGAATATCgcagaaaatgaaaactgacCTTCAAGAAATATCAACCACCTCCTGCTTCCTCGTGATTCTTTCAAGTAATACCTGAAAGAGACAGTATATTACCACCACCTTCATATGACATCATGCTTTTTTCGTGTAGACACCCTGATCCTGATAGCCTTTAAAAGGTGATAAACTTTGGCAACAAACGTTATCATGTGTGAGAGGAAATCTGAGTCGCTGGTAATGCAGTCAACCCCCATATAGATAA
The genomic region above belongs to Synchiropus splendidus isolate RoL2022-P1 chromosome 19, RoL_Sspl_1.0, whole genome shotgun sequence and contains:
- the LOC128751464 gene encoding myeloid-associated differentiation marker-like protein 2 → MDPHGEHYLNKDAVLSPLGAARMCQLGFGCIIMALVSHGAGYSATYGIFCMFVWCFCFAVSLVIFTLDITRLHACMPISWDNFTVAFAMLATLMYITASVVYPVYFLEADCPDDFCEVKIYRIAVTVCSCICCFPYGTEVFLTRAKPGAVVGYMATVSGLLKVVQGFVACIIFGALANYSEYNSYIATQYCVVVYSLCFSVTVVVVILTVSGRTSSLRFPFDRFVVVYTFLAVILYLSTALIWPIFSFDRKYSNSTRPEDCPRGECPWDSKLVVAVFSIVNLILYFVDLIYSQRIRFISNAAV
- the notum1a gene encoding palmitoleoyl-protein carboxylesterase notum1a; protein product: MTAIRLVSSVLVLALMQPGAFCARRFRGGRNPQPRRAPPPPTYRADRGDTTESFPLDFTAVEENMDNFMTQVKNLAQSLYPCSAQKLDYDMKLNFLDNTSVTCNDGSPAGYYLKESRGSRRWLIFLEGGWYCFTKENCDSRYETMRRLMSSSKWPQTKTGTGILSPLPEENPHWWNANMVFIPYCSSDVWSGATAKTEQKGYAFMGSLIIQEVVKDLLNKGLDNAKVLLLAGSSAGGTGVLLNVDRVAEQLEGLGHTGIQVRGLSDSGWFLDNKQYHCTDCVDAINCAPTETIKRGIKYWGSVVPERCRQTHEGEEWNCFFGYRVFPSIKSPVFVVQWLFDEAQLTVDNIQLTGQPMQEGQWRYIQNLGIELRNTLKDVPAMFAPACLSHEVITRNYWLDIQVKGTSLPRALHCWDRSLHDNRNNKAPPKGCPVHLIDSCPWPHCNPTCPTIRDQFTGQEMNVIQFLMHMGFDVQKMAQQQGMDPSKLLGMLSSGS